A part of Palaemon carinicauda isolate YSFRI2023 chromosome 8, ASM3689809v2, whole genome shotgun sequence genomic DNA contains:
- the LOC137645679 gene encoding arrestin homolog — translation MANVVKVFKKTSPNGKVTAYLSRRDFVDHLTHTAPIDGVVLVDDDYLKDRKVFAKVIITYRYGREEDEVMGLSFSKEYVLVCDEITPKTDDAQLSGVQTHLIEKLGASARPFSVTLPENAPTSVSLEPGDGDSDKPLGVLYDLSFFVAESEEENPHKRNSVTLPVRKVQFAPSKHDPCRPYTIVSRTFTLAPGHLNLEVGLNQDIYLHGQPVEAYIKVQNRSKRTVKSIAAQVIQHVEVTITNNNFSRVVASIESREGCPIVPDSQLERHVELRPLASNMRRFGVALDGRVKDQDANLASSTIIPTGKEADDFLGINVSYSIRVKLLCGTISGNLSAEVPFMLMHPDPEGQDVKPEEALEVTEFSSFRRGQSVEEFNDE, via the exons ATGGCTAACGTTGTTAAAGTGTTTAAAAAGACTTCGCCTAATG GCAAGGTGACGGCATATCTATCCCGTCGAGATTTCGTGGACCACCTAACACACACAGCCCCAATCGATGGCGTGGTACTGGTAGATGATGATTACTTGAAAGACAGGAAGGTATTTGCGAAAGTTATCATTACCTATCGATATGGACGAGAGGAGGATGAAGTCATGGGACTGAGCTTCTCCAAGGAGTATGTGCTGGTCTGCGACGAAATTACACCCAAGACTGATGATGCCCAGCTCTCTGGTGTTCAAACCCACTTAATTGAGAAATTGGGGGCTTCGGCAAGACCCTTTTCTGTGACGTTGCCGGAAAATGCTCCTACGTCGGTCTCCTTAGAACCTGGAGATGGCGATTCG GATAAACCCCTTGGAGTTTTATATGATCTAAGTTTTTTCGTGGCGGAATCTGAAGAAGAAAATCCCCACAAACGAAACTCCGTCACTCTTCCAGTCCGAAAAGTCCAGTTCGCCCCATCGAAACATGATCCTTGTCGCCCATACACTATAGTAAGCAGGACATTCACCTTAGCCCCTGGACATCTGAATCTAGAAGTCGGGCTGAATCAAGATATTTACCTGCACGGACAGCCAGTTGAAGCGTATATCAAGGTTCAAAATAGATCAAAGAGGACAGTGAAAAGCATTGCAGCTCAAGTTATTCAGCACGTGGAGGTCACCATAACAAACAACAATTTCAGCAGAGTTGTGGCATCCATTGAATCTCGCGAAGGTTGTCCTATAGTCCCAGACTCACAGTTGGAGAGACACGTAGAACTCAGGCCATTAGCATCAAACATGAGACGCTTTGGAGTGGCCTTAGACGGAAGAGTGAAGGACCAGGATGCCAATTTGGCCTCGTCCACAATCATACCAACCGGAAAAGAAGCAGACGATTTTCTTGGTATCAATGTCTCTTACTCTATTAGGGTCAAGCTTCTCTGTGGCACCATCAGCGGCAATCTATCAGCTGAAGTGCCTTTCATGTTGATGCATCCCGATCCGGAAGGCCAAGATGTAAAACCCGAGGAGGCATTAGAGGTCACAGAATTTAGCAGCTTTCGTCGTGGACAATCAGTAGAAGAGTTCAATGACGAGTAA